Genomic window (Capsicum annuum cultivar UCD-10X-F1 chromosome 10, UCD10Xv1.1, whole genome shotgun sequence):
aaattttcatattttcaaattatgaaattttaaataatttctacTAATGAACTATGTAATATTTTTACAGGGAGACCTAAAGATTTTGCTGTAGATGGAATTATATAAGAAGCAGATTCAAAGTATAGAAGATTGGTTAGTGCAATATCAAAATAGTTGAAGACTGACATTACCTCAATCCAAATTGAGATTAAGTTTTTGATAAGTGATACATGTCCACCAATGCTCATACAGAATGACACGGGAGTAATGGTgtattaagaataaaaaaaatagtattgtcaatttttttgttaaatatctaTTGTATGTGACAACAAAATATATGACAATGGGTATTACTGTTTTTAGTGTGTGAAACTAGTATATTACACAATACAATATCCATGAATTGTTTAATAAATTACGTTGAAACCAGTTTATATATCATTTCATACTTAAGTAATGCTTTCTTTTGAGTTCTCAATGTATTAAGTTGAtattaaaattggtatcgatgcaGTTTCCCATATATCACATTTGTATTGAATGAATTTTATGAATGTGACAGTCgataagaaaaattatgttttattttacataACCTTTTTCGTGTATGTAATGGATATTACATGAAAAACTATCACcgaaaagtaatgaaaataaattaattgataattatttgatgtcaaataattttttattgcaataaaaaaataatcagtaTTAACCATGattgatattgatgtttattttctagaaaaagaagatggagaacattatataaatactatgttaaataccaaaactaaactttgttcataccaacAATCTTATAAAGACAAGGAGTAATGAGCACCAATAAACATCGAAATACAATATTAATATCAAATGTTACTGATTGCAGAATCAAAAAAATGTACAATTTGATGTAGTTGACATCAAATTTAATACCATCTGATGCGACTTAGTTCATCTCAATTTCATTCAATGATGTAAAATACTAAACAAATGATAAAGTAGTATAACATTATAAAAATActacttaaatacaaaaaataaactttgttcatgccaacaatcttagaaaaacaatcaataatgagcaccaaataattaaattaaattattaattatcttagaaaaacaaatggtaaatagaaaaaatgattcaatatcaattttataccaatttaatccagaaaaaaaaaatcaaaatcaaattatattaacGTTACAaacttttcttgatttcttcgtgTCAACCTTCTTACCACCAACTTTGCCAACACTCACAATGGCTTTGCACgattttttattcttgatttctttgttTTATGAGCGAAAATTCCATCTTCAAAATCAGAATCTGAAGATTGTTCAACAATCTTTTTTCTCTCATCAACCATCTTATATTATGGAACAACAACCTTTTTTTACGCTAAATAGCTTTGCATGTTGAGTTGCGGCTGCTTCAAGGatggtgaattttttgaaaaatcaattttgaattaaaatcaaCCCTCTAAGTCGCACATATATAATACATGCGTataagaaaacatgaaaaattgtaGAAGAAAGTTAAAAAGTAAAGGTCTCTTGTGTATGAATATTTATAATGATATACCGAAAACCGtgaaaaattattgaagaaagttaaaagaaggaaaaaagaagttgaaaaagGTAAAGAGTTAAGACTTCTATTGGTAATGAAAGACcgtaaaaggtaaaaaaaaaatgtagaagtaagttaattattaaagttaataaaaagtaaaaaagcaATTCTTaacttcaaaaaatatatttaacatatatgacTCCTTAAATTGTGAACAAACTTTAATACTTAATTATTGAAAACAATCATTAATACCAATAATATAACTTGTCATAATTATTCAAAgctttaattaagagtgataaatgttaaatgctaaaaataaggaaataatataaataataaatattagaaaattaatatttggatatttaattaaaatagatttttctaaaaagttgCTATAGGTTGTAATAATTGAAAAGTTttctataacttgtaattaacaaTCTAATAAGTCTATTTAGAGTAATTTTCATGGATAGTCACTCATGTTTTGAAAATTACCTACAAATacacttttatttcttttaagataaaaatatcactcaactatccctattttccttaaaatatacttgatacttcaaaaatatttcttctatCCTAGTTGATATGTCATGtcattaaatttatatatatatatatatatatatatataataaataaatctatttaaattatcaaatttatttaactaaaattttattcttttttttttaaataaacacatatgatatatttatcatTGAGAAACAATTTAACTATgtactttaaattttatatttattctatttttcttaaaaaaatatatatataaattatatttattctttattcgaTACGAGCAAAATTATtaaacatgataaaaatattagataatcACACAACTTAAAGGGAAATAATTCGCTTGGTAATGCTATGCACATTACTCATCAATGAAGTAGTTGATGTCTaaatgtttgaattattttatttgatacttttcatagtttttctaatatatttattttactactaaataatattttaaaaactcaaggtatttatatGAATTGgtactaatttaatattttttggttatttatttcatatactaaagattcttaaaatgtaaatgaaataaaaatgatggcTTTCGAATTTTCATATACGTACTAAATGTACtatttttgaaggaaagaaaaattatttagtcatgaaacaaattaaattttttaaaaaatattaacaatatgATCTAATATTACAAATGAATCTTTAAAATAGTATGCAACCAATTATCGTTTATTTTTTGTGGGTTTAGGATgagaaaagaatataaattagcgtttaattatataataatataaaatatagtataatcaacaacaacatacccagtatattacCACcaggtggggtctggggagggtaagtgtacgcaatccataccactacctcaaaagtgAGATAGAGAGCTTTTTTTGATAGACCTCCAgctcaaaataaagcaatctaagataagataaggaatagtaatagaacaagatacaatagacATGAACAAATTCAATAAAACCAAAAAACAAGATACTCCAACTACCACACCAAAGCATACAATAGCCTAAActcctactaaccttctaccctaattcacctcctccacacctttctatccatggtcatgtcctcggtaaacTGAAGCTAGTCCATGTCGTGTCTAATCACCTTCTTCCaatacttcttcggtctacctctaccacGCTTGAAATCGTCCCTAACCAatctctcacacctccgtactaGGGTATCCGTGCttctcctcatcatatgcccaaaccatctcagcctcgCTTCCCTCATTTTGGCtttcaccgaagccactcccaccctATTGCGAAttacctcatttctaatcctatcttttgtagtacacccacacatccaTCGAAGTATTCTCATCTCTGCCACATTTATCTTCTGGATGTGGGCCTTCTTAACCGGCCTAACATTCAGCTCCATACAACAAAGTCGatctaaccaccactctgtaaAACTTGCCTTTGAGCTTGGGAGGTACCTTTTTGTCACACAAGATATCGGATGCGAGCCTTCATTTCTTCCACCCTACCCCGATCCGGTGATTGACgtcctcgtcaatctctccatcCTCCTGAATTATCgaccccagatacttaaaactatctctcttactgaTAGGATGAGAATCAAGTTTAACAAACAAATCAGACTCATAAGACACCtcgctgaacttacactccaaatattctgtcttggaCCTACGCAACCAAattctttagactcaagagtttgcctccaaacctccaatttagcatTAACCCCACTACGAGTCTTATCAATCAAGACAagatcatctgcaaaaagcaaaCAATAAGGCACCCCATCCTAATTGTGTTGCGTTAAAGCATTcatcaccaaggcaaaaagaAACGGACTAAGCGTCAAACCTTGATATAACCCCATCAAGACAGAAAAGTgtagaaataaaaattcatatgaaaatactaaattaaaaataataaatttttgttttctaaagttttttacCCATGTTAACTTTACGgatttatttgattcatttatgaATTTACTTGGGGAAAATCCGCAAGacgaatttattttttatcattttttatcaaaaaaatcttGCTTAAAATTTTGCAGATGATCTACATGCGAATTAAAATTTTTAGGTGATAATTATCTTTAAGATTTTTCAATCGAATTTCGTTTGACGAAAAAAAACTTAgattttctccttcaaattttGTTTGATTTCGTCGAATTAGTTTGGTTAAAAAACTTGTAGAGAATTAGATTACCGGtaaattcttttacaaattttcaataatttttttttacataatttagatttttcttgCAGTTTATAAAATGTAGGTTTGAATAaatgaatttgaagaattaaaaagGTTTATGATTAAGAAAATAAGCTTTTAACAACATGGTATGTCAAGTAGGAAAGAAGAAGGTTTTTAAAATGTTAAgtattttttgacaaaaatagaaatagttgTATGATATTTTTGTCCTAAaaaaacaaaagtgatatttgtaTACAATTGTCAAAATATGAGTGACTATCTGTGGAAATTACCCGTCTATTTAGGATAATTTTTACTTCTTAGAAGTCATGTGAGAGACCAAAAATTACTTAGAATCTATTAATATTGacatatatcatttttttattgaacattttataaataattaacacacataataatatgtcaaCATTTAagcatatattattaaaattacttttattttttagctttgtaaaagaaagtcaaaatttattattttttccctGTTTAGAAACTGGCGCTACAAAAATATAACATTAATTAAATTGAATTTAGACTGCCTAAAGAGTATTAATTTATTATGGAGATTATAATTTGTGACAGTGTTCTTATTGATATTAATGATGATGCATAAACAGGTTAATATTTGTataataacaaatttaaatttagaaattctatttaaaaaattattgatattactaTCGGCGCACAATCAAactgatatttttttttcatttttaaagtgATTGATACTACTAGAAGCaaacacaataataatataatgtcATGAGTTAAAGGACTTTTagataactaaatatatataaataaaaaagtggatctatcttttgaaaaattacaataaaatggcTTAACAACTAAAAACAATGAACCCTAACATTTTGTGAAAAAgaccaattttttcaaaaaaaattatattcaacaaCTAAATGTAGCatcaaaattagaagaaaaaaaattctacgTCGAAAAGATAGTCAACAATAGTTTCAATTACTAAAGaggagaaaataataaattttaactttatttcacaaagaaaaaaggaaaataattttaaaatatatgcttaaattttaattcatcattatgtgtattaattatttataaaattcaattaaaaaatgaCATATATTAACATTaatagattttaagttttttttgtttcttgtatgACTTGCCAACTAACACTTAAAAGGAAGTATAtattctattttaaaatatttcaaaggcTTAATATACATTTTGAAAGGACATatgtataattaaaattatgattaaagttTAAGGAGTACTTAcgtcttttcctatttttttcttaaatcaaaACTATTCTTTATTGAGCAAAAGTTTGCTTTGAAGTTTTTTTTCAACTACACAATTATTACTGTGACAGTGACAGGAACAACCAATAGCCACAAACTTTTCAAGCCAAGAGGCTTCAAAGAAATTTCCATTCACAAGCCAGGGTAAAATAGTCATCAAGTACTTGGCATATGTTTACACAATCAGTCCCTGAGCAAAGCCGCCTCATCAGTCAGGAGTTATTCTCAGCTTTCCCCTCTCTCTTTAGGTAGAGTAGAGCACATGAGAGAATATATTATTGAAGGAAGAAGATAAAAGTGTGTCACATAGAAGTGTGGGGAAAATCGGGTGAGACCCAATCAACAATAGTTATGTGAAGCatcatttatttatgaataaatatatttatgggcCTTCTTGTGTCAGCAAATATACATCTCTTCATGTCCTCATTCTTAAGTGCcgctattttggtcttttttttttatttcctttttttttcctacactatatttctttattttaatttcttttcgaatttatgttatttttcattttttaagaatcaaacaataataatttaatcaTAAATTTGAGTACATAATCTTTAAGCTTTTAGGtacaatttatatattcaaaaactaagtaaaattactataaatcacaattattgaccaatttaaaatatttttaaaatatatgaaaaaattactatcaaaataaatttatttgaatctcaaaatcaaaactaacacataaattgaaacagagAAAGTATATTTCAGTCTTTCtctgtctctttttttttttttggttagctACTTTAATCGCatgtgtaacgtttgattatttaaaattaaatgatttatgTATTGCGTAGATTTTCAATGAAGTGTAAAAGTAtaaatcacttttaaaaaattcttcactttaatataataatgtaaacataaacatatatttatgtgtaagcacatatatattttacttttaaaaaaattgatatttcttaaatttttcttattctaacgcttttatatttatttctagacttttaaaataaaaaatagttgatttaaaattcttaaagtaaaaaagtattaattttcATTAATGCTGatcacttctaataagaaaaggtctTACCATaagtatatttaattaattattaacttttaaatattagaaaaaaatagtgaaaagactattttgtctaaaacaaagacttttaatgaagagcaaaaaattcaaacaacatttctaaagcccttcacacttttaatatattatagatatagatatagattatagattatagattatagatatagatatggatatagatatagatataaatatagatatagatatagattagtaTCTCTCTCACTTATATTTTTTCAAGTTCTATTTTTTTAgacaattttcttttgttttaatctgttttaaaatcaattttactactccctcaattttttttatttggtccgctaaaaataacttttctctttatttatttatttattttaacaaataaaaatttcatgttAGTTCTTTgatatttatcattaaataactatataaagtattagcagctaaatttaaattttcaaaacataattaataggattaatttagtaaaataattttttaatacaaacacaatttaatttatgtataaaaaaataaactcaTAACAAAATAGTGAAAGACCTTCATGTGttattaaattacataaatatttagaGTTTATGGATAAaccataaattatttttaatatcattAAATTAAGTTGAATCCagttatgaatttttaaaatttcatttttgttcatttaatctagtttcttattttaaaatttttttattgaaagttttctagcaaaaaaaataaaaaattacacaatTTTCTCACATTGAAAATTTTAACAATTAATATCTTAGGTATTTTtctaagccgagggtctatctaaacaacctctctacttcatctgaggtagtggcaCGGTCTGTGTGTAATGTACCTTTCCCAGAATTTATTATGTGCgaatatactgaatatgttgttgtaagTATGAAAgtagtattaaaaataatatttaatttttacttattaacaaatataaaaaaagttgaatctttaaataaccaaataaaacaaaatcaagggaatgatcaaattgattttataatacataaatcaagaaaatgtgaaaaatagagagaagagTAACAAGGaaagataaataaaaggaaaaaaaaaaggaaaagataaattgGTGAGGAAAGAGAATAAGTTAATTAAGTTAATATAATGAGTCCCACAACATATTATTTtaccaatttaaaaatcttccACACAACTAACAATACGTGTGCCTCGCCCATGTTAAAATTTTTTCGAAGTATGGTTCTTTTGCCCTTTTCTCTTAAATTGAGTTGGAGAGTTGTGTATGGCCAACCTATAGTGTTAGTACATTAATAGGGTTCGTATTGAATGGCTTACTTTTATCTCTGAGAGTTCCAAACTTTCATGAGGTGAGCTACTCTCCTCTCCGAACTCCatcataattaaataattctctTAGCTAGCTCTTCCTCTCAAAAAATCTCACGTCTCACAAGCCACTAATAGTCCGACATGTCACTACAACCTCAAGCAGAAACTTGATAGGCATTTGTCATcaatattattcataatatttaaaatatatttttaatttattttaaaatatttatttagttataaatattttagaatatatttcacaattgaatttttgaaaaacacgagatattttttttatttttggattcactttttgtattttttaatttgtttttgaaaaaaatctaaaatttttatttcataaaataactcattttttgtaattttttttaaaggtctctttttatatattttttaatttaaaaaataactcattttcaaaatattttgatcaaacacaattttaattttattttcaacttcaaaaatattaaataaaataaatatatttttcaactttaaaattattaaataaaataaatatattttttattttcaagtcaaaggaatccttaatttttatccttttgttttagactcaaagaaatatatagaaaattCTACTTATTTTATTGCTGTTACTATTATTATATAGTCCTATAAAGCCTACTCAAAAACTCACTCTGAATGCTAAAAAGCAAAGTCTTTGGCTTGCAGCCTTTTCAACTCCATATAATCTTCATCTATTAAAGCTGGCAGATTTCCTCCCCCACCCCACCACTCCCACTAgtcctccccccctccccccccccccccccccccccccccccccccccgttcCCTCAAGAAGAAATACCCAACCAACTGGTTTAATTTCATCTTTCTCCCTCCCTTTGTTTTATTCCCTACTATTTGTACACAACGTGATTAACTGTgcaatatattttcttttcttcttattattgGAGCAGATAGATCAAAGTAAAACAATGTTGGACTATGACTGGGGAGAGCAATCCTCCGTTATGCTTTCTGGCAACGAACCAAAtgaagaaaatgaccaaaatcgtCAGTTTTTTGACCCTTATGCTAACACTCAATCTTTCACtgaaaatccatcatctctaatgAACCCTCATCAACAGTTTCCTACCATTCAacaacaaaatcatcaatttttccAAACCCAAAACAATCCCCATTTGACCACTACTAGCCTTTATGACCCACGTGCTTATGAAACTTGTTTCACCCATTCCCAAGGTAATTCCATACCCTCAGTACTACAACCAAATAGTAGTTTCATGGTTGTGCCAAAAAGTGAACCCCAGTTTGTGTCTGCTGGTGGGATTGATTTTgggagtagtagtagtagtagaatTGGGTTAAACTTGGGTGGAAGgacttatttttcttcttctgaaGATGACTTTGTTAATCGACTTTACCGACGTACTAGGGCAGTTGAAGCGGGTTCAGTAAACACCCCTAGATGTCAAGTTGAAGGTTGTAGTGCTGATCTAACACATGCCAAACATTACCATAGGAGACACAAAGTTTGTGAATTTCACTCCAAAGCTTCCACTGTTATTGCTGCAGGTTTGACTCAAAGATTCTGCCAACAGTGCAGCAGGTTGTGTTTCTCCATAATACGAGAGACAGTAtgttttatgatatatatatcgAGTATATGCACACACACGCACAAACTGTTTTTTCAACATGATTTTCTTAAACAATTCTTAAATTTTCTTAGTATAGCTGATCAGTACTCcatatatatagtatttttatttcaCAGAAAGTTTTACGATTTGACGAACTCTTGCTCAGTTGACTGTAAAATATTAGATATTTTGAGTCTTCATACCCCAGAACAGTTCACATTAAATGAGACAAGGAAATATTGTTCAACTCAAGAGTAATGGCAAAATGTAGTTTCGACATTTCAATAACAAGGTGAAAAGCAGTTCAAACGggtggaagaaaataatattatgacGAAAATGCACTTGGGAGTTTTTACGATCAAATGATTAGAGTTGGAAAATGAGGAGTCGTACATGGGTTGATCCCGAGGGCATTCGAGTCCGTAAATTTTTATGTTCCCCCATGAGTTTCCTACCCCGTTTTCAAGTAAATATGTGGTAGTACTTGTTTATCTTTGCTTTTTATAGGAAATACTTCCTTTTCCATTCCGGGTCCTCAATAAAACTCAATCAGCTTTCTAATCAAAACATGAATCAtctttactactattttttctttaatttctttttagagTTAGCAATATTTCATTTTGCATTGTTTGTTGATTAATTCTTATTCATATTCTggaaaaaatatacatacatcACAGGTTCCATCTGCTGTCGGAATTTGATAACGGCAAGAGAAGTTGTAGAAAACGTTTGGCAGATCATAACCGAAGGAGGAGGAAAAATCAACAAGCTAACCTAGAAAACAGTAGCAAGTCTCAACTTGAAAGTACCAGAAATTCCTCATCAGACAGTCTTGCTAGTAAGTTTTTGATTCAAGTGTTAATATTAATATTCTTAATTCGGAAAAAAGCTAAAAAGTACTCCTCAATTATttaaaatagctcaaaaatgtctttcgttagatttttggttcaaaaatacccctccattaaatatttggctcaaaaatacctctccctctaacggaatttagaaaaagatcaaaaatacccctgaactgtctgaaatgggtcaaaaatatccctttgttaaatatttggctcaaaaatacccctccctttacgaaattaaattatttcaattattttgttaatttatataaaattcatcatttagtttatatttcgttaatttctttaagtgaaaatttttatttcgttaatttcgttaatttctttaaagattaaaaagatgtaaagtgaaaatacatttttagaataaatgtatgtttattttccaaatcaaattcaaccaatttatattataattcaattactttttttcattatcttatttttaaaattaaaataatacttttatgtaaaaaaaattaaagtatcagggttaaaaagttaaagttacggtttaattcaatcgaaataatttaatttcgttaaggggaggggtatttttgagccaaatatttaacaatgaggtatttaacgaaattaaattatgtCGATTAtatcgttaatttatataaagttcatcatttaatttatatttcggtaatttcttttagtgaaaatttatatttcgttaatttctttaaagattaaaaagatgtaaagtgaaaatacttttttagaataaatgtatgtttattttccaaatcaaattcaaccaatttatattataattcaactACTTTTTTTCGTTatcttattttagaattaaaaaaatacttttatttaaaaaaattaaagtattaggattaaaaagttaaagttagggtttaattcaatagaaataatttaatttcattaagggggggggggtatttttgagccaaatatttaacagatggatatttaacgaaattaattatttcgattatttcgttaatttatataaagttcatcatttatttatttttttcgttaatttctttaagtgaaaatttatattttattgatttcgttaatttatatttcgttaatttctttaaagattaaaaagatgtaaagtgaaaatacctttttagaataaatgtatgtttattttttaaatcaaattcaatcaatttatattataattcaattactcttttccattatcttatttttaaaattaaaaaaatacttttatgtaaaaaaaattaaagtattagggttaaaaagttaaagttaggatttaattcaatcgaaataatttaatttcgttaaggggaggggtatttttgagccaaatatttaacagaggggtattttaacccatttcagatagttcaagggtatttttgatccttttccgaattccgttagagggaggggtatttttgagccaaatatttaacggaggagtatttttgagccataaatctaacgaggggcatttttgagctatttcagatagttcaggagtatttttgagccttttccgttcttaattttgttcaaaaaaaaaagtgtaaaacGTGAAACGTgatgttttgggattttcaaacatatttgtGTTATATACACCGACaatttaaatagaattttaaaCTATTAAGTCTGGTTTAACCTGTTCATAACATAGTAATCGTTTATATCAGCTTCTTAGTTAATGTTTATAATAGAAAGTTATATTAAGTATATTGAATTGTATATATTATCCTTTTATGTTTTAGGGTCTCCACCTGATTCAGGAGCTCATTCTTCATCAGTG
Coding sequences:
- the LOC107845883 gene encoding squamosa promoter-binding-like protein 8 is translated as MLDYDWGEQSSVMLSGNEPNEENDQNRQFFDPYANTQSFTENPSSLMNPHQQFPTIQQQNHQFFQTQNNPHLTTTSLYDPRAYETCFTHSQGNSIPSVLQPNSSFMVVPKSEPQFVSAGGIDFGSSSSSRIGLNLGGRTYFSSSEDDFVNRLYRRTRAVEAGSVNTPRCQVEGCSADLTHAKHYHRRHKVCEFHSKASTVIAAGLTQRFCQQCSRFHLLSEFDNGKRSCRKRLADHNRRRRKNQQANLENSSKSQLESTRNSSSDSLARSPPDSGAHSSSVTVAISSPRISLDCFRQRP